In bacterium, the following are encoded in one genomic region:
- a CDS encoding virulence RhuM family protein — protein sequence MKNNKRKNIPNNSFTEFILYTTPNGNVKVEIFLRNENIWLTQDKIALLFGTQRPAITKHLNNIFESGELRENSVSSILEHTANDGKIYKTKFYNLDAILSVGYRVNSKQATQFRIWATERLKEYIIKGFTMDDERLKTPNYTFGQDYFEEQLARIADIRSSERRFYQKITDIYAQCSVDYDKNSTEAQHFFATVQNKLHFAISGSTAAEIITGRVSSAKPNIGLTNWKNSPQGAIRKTDVVIAKNYLDEEELAGLNNIVEQYLIFAESQAKRKQAMFMLDWDKKLSEFLKLNDRNILGDLGKVSHAVAEVLALGEYEKFRIEQDKNYVSDFDREVKKLLEIKKKK from the coding sequence ATGAAAAACAATAAGCGAAAAAATATCCCAAATAACAGTTTTACGGAATTTATTCTCTATACTACGCCGAATGGTAACGTAAAAGTTGAAATATTTTTACGAAATGAAAATATCTGGCTGACGCAAGACAAGATTGCTTTATTGTTTGGTACGCAAAGACCGGCGATTACCAAGCATTTGAACAATATTTTCGAGAGTGGTGAGTTAAGAGAAAATTCAGTTAGTTCCATTTTGGAACATACTGCCAATGACGGAAAAATATACAAGACAAAGTTTTATAATCTCGATGCGATTCTTTCGGTTGGATATCGGGTAAATAGTAAACAGGCGACACAATTTCGGATTTGGGCGACAGAACGACTGAAAGAATACATCATCAAGGGCTTTACGATGGATGATGAGCGATTGAAAACTCCCAACTACACTTTTGGCCAGGATTATTTTGAAGAGCAACTGGCTCGTATCGCGGACATCCGCAGTAGCGAGCGTCGATTTTACCAAAAAATCACCGATATTTACGCGCAGTGCAGTGTGGACTATGACAAAAATAGCACTGAAGCTCAACATTTTTTTGCCACCGTACAAAATAAATTACACTTCGCCATTTCAGGTAGCACGGCTGCAGAAATCATTACCGGTCGCGTAAGTAGTGCTAAGCCAAATATCGGTCTCACTAACTGGAAAAATAGTCCGCAAGGCGCAATTCGTAAAACTGATGTGGTAATTGCTAAAAATTATCTAGATGAAGAAGAGCTCGCGGGTCTCAATAATATAGTTGAGCAATATCTTATCTTTGCTGAGTCGCAAGCGAAGCGTAAGCAAGCAATGTTCATGCTGGATTGGGATAAAAAGTTAAGTGAATTTTTAAAACTCAATGATCGTAATATCTTGGGGGATTTGGGTAAGGTAAGTCATGCAGTGGCTGAAGTTTTGGCGCTGGGAGAATACGAAAAATTCAGAATAGAACAAGACAAAAACTACGTCTCCGACTTCGACCGCGAAGTAAAAAAGTTATTGGAAATCAAAAAGAAAAAATAG